A single window of Flavobacterium aestivum DNA harbors:
- a CDS encoding HlyD family secretion protein, whose protein sequence is MPELPASNTDFQLRSEEVQDILTRVPHWMIRWGTVLIFGIIVMLFCVSWFLKYPDVVSTEIVITTAIPPEKIVAKTTGRIEAILVKDKTAVLENTTLAIIENNANYKDVFVLKNCLNHFDLNGTAKFPFHLLQNAQLGDIESAYAIFQKEYSAEELNTELQPYQIENKAQRSENIEIRARLKLLEQQKVINESELQLQKNDVNRFESLYNKGVVSAQDFENKKLGYLQAEKNYKSLLSSISQLKSSLIDNTKSSQSSQINGTKETVNLDRSVTQAFYQLKKAIKDWELTYTLKTSVSGVVTFLQVWTKNQSITTGDNVFSIIPTIKEGYLGKVKAPALNSGKIKVGQKVNIRLFNFPDREFGVLRGKVSNISLVPDKEGNLLIDVSLPNGLESSYKKQIPFQQEMKGSADIVTEDLRLLERILYQFRDIFRAE, encoded by the coding sequence ATGCCTGAATTACCTGCTTCAAATACCGACTTTCAACTTCGTAGTGAAGAAGTTCAAGATATTCTTACTCGTGTTCCGCACTGGATGATTCGTTGGGGAACGGTTTTAATTTTTGGAATCATAGTAATGCTTTTTTGTGTGTCTTGGTTCTTAAAGTATCCAGATGTAGTAAGCACAGAAATTGTTATTACAACTGCAATTCCACCAGAAAAAATAGTGGCTAAAACTACTGGAAGAATCGAAGCTATTTTAGTAAAAGATAAAACAGCAGTTTTAGAAAACACGACACTTGCCATAATTGAGAATAATGCCAATTATAAAGATGTATTTGTTTTAAAGAATTGTTTGAATCATTTTGATCTAAACGGAACTGCAAAATTCCCTTTTCATTTACTTCAAAATGCTCAATTAGGAGATATAGAAAGTGCATATGCTATTTTCCAGAAAGAATATTCGGCAGAAGAACTCAATACAGAACTACAACCTTATCAAATAGAAAACAAAGCACAACGTTCTGAGAATATTGAAATAAGAGCGCGTTTGAAGTTGTTAGAGCAACAAAAAGTAATAAATGAAAGCGAATTGCAACTTCAAAAAAATGATGTCAATCGTTTTGAATCCTTATATAACAAAGGAGTTGTTTCTGCACAAGATTTTGAAAATAAAAAATTAGGATATCTACAAGCCGAAAAGAATTATAAAAGTCTATTGTCCTCAATATCTCAATTAAAGTCATCTTTGATTGATAACACAAAATCAAGCCAAAGTTCACAGATAAATGGGACTAAAGAAACGGTAAATTTAGATAGAAGTGTCACACAAGCTTTTTATCAATTGAAAAAAGCAATAAAAGATTGGGAACTGACCTATACTTTAAAAACATCTGTTTCTGGTGTGGTTACATTTTTACAAGTTTGGACAAAGAATCAATCCATAACAACTGGAGACAATGTATTTTCAATTATACCTACAATAAAAGAAGGATACCTTGGTAAAGTAAAAGCTCCTGCATTGAATTCCGGAAAAATTAAAGTGGGACAAAAAGTAAATATTCGTTTGTTTAATTTCCCGGATAGAGAGTTTGGTGTTTTAAGAGGTAAAGTAAGTAATATTTCTTTGGTACCAGATAAAGAAGGTAATTTGCTAATAGATGTATCTTTGCCAAATGGATTAGAGTCTTCTTATAAAAAGCAAATTCCTTTTCAACAAGAGATGAAAGGCTCTGCGGATATTGTAACCGAAGATTTGAGATTGTTAGAACGTATTCTCTACCAGTTTAGGGATATTTTTAGAGCAGAGTAG
- a CDS encoding peptidase domain-containing ABC transporter — MKKFPNYKQADSKDCGPTCLKIIAKYYGKSINIQELRDYSETTREGSNLLFLSDAAEKIGFRTLGVKLNLKSLDEVPLPCVLHWNKEHYVILYNIKKGRYFISDPGFGLIDYSESDFIKFWIGNNADDTTQEGIALLLEATPKFFQSEFEKEENKGLGFGLLYQYILRYRSFLIQLTVGLLASSLLQLIFPFLTQSIVDVGIQNQNINFIYLILFAQLFLFAGKTGLELIRSWILLHLSTRINISLISDFFIKLMNLPISFFDVRMTGDILQRINDHHRIEKILTTSSLNVLFSVINMIIMGGVLAYYNLKIFFVFFAGSLLYFGWITLFLKRRKELDYKRFSEVSQEQSKVMELINGMQEIKLHNAEKQKRWGWEYVQARLFRVSIKGLVLEQTQTIGSSVINELKNIFIIFLSAKLVIDGSITLGMMMAISSIVGSLNGPITQLIEFVRELQDAKISLARLSEIHEKEDESQQEIHQTHDIPKDSDIIIKDLSYRYLGSDIPVLDNLNLKIPARKVTAIVGVSGSGKTTLMKLLLKFYDPDKGEINLGNTQLKNIAQKSWRDNIGAVMQEGFIFNDTIANNIAVGVGIINKERLVYAADVANITEYILGLPLGYNTKIGTEGVGMSTGQKQRLLIARAVYKNPEMLFFDEATSALDANNEKVIMGKLDIFFKNKTVVVIAHRLSTVMNADQIVVLDKGKIIEMGSHSALVEQKGNYFELVRNQLQLGN, encoded by the coding sequence TTGAAGAAATTCCCCAACTACAAACAGGCCGATTCTAAAGATTGTGGCCCTACCTGTTTAAAAATTATAGCCAAGTATTATGGCAAATCCATAAACATTCAAGAATTAAGAGATTATAGCGAGACGACCCGAGAGGGCAGTAATTTATTGTTTTTAAGTGATGCTGCCGAAAAAATAGGCTTCAGAACTTTAGGGGTAAAACTCAATTTAAAAAGTTTAGATGAAGTGCCTTTGCCTTGTGTTTTGCATTGGAACAAAGAACACTACGTAATCCTATATAATATTAAAAAAGGGAGATATTTTATTTCAGATCCTGGTTTTGGATTAATCGATTATAGTGAATCAGATTTTATAAAATTTTGGATAGGTAATAATGCCGATGATACTACACAAGAAGGTATAGCATTATTACTGGAAGCTACCCCTAAATTTTTTCAATCTGAATTTGAAAAAGAAGAGAACAAAGGATTAGGATTTGGTTTATTGTATCAATACATATTGAGATACAGGTCATTTTTAATACAATTAACAGTTGGCTTATTGGCAAGCAGTTTATTGCAGTTAATTTTTCCTTTTTTGACACAAAGTATTGTCGATGTAGGGATTCAGAACCAGAATATTAATTTTATTTATTTAATTCTGTTTGCGCAATTGTTTCTTTTTGCCGGGAAAACAGGCTTAGAGCTTATTCGAAGTTGGATACTTTTACATCTTTCTACCAGAATAAACATTTCCTTAATTTCAGATTTCTTTATAAAATTAATGAATTTACCCATTTCATTCTTTGATGTAAGGATGACAGGAGATATTCTGCAGCGTATAAATGATCATCATCGTATAGAAAAAATTCTAACCACATCTTCCTTAAATGTATTGTTTTCTGTAATCAATATGATTATTATGGGAGGAGTATTAGCCTATTATAACCTAAAGATTTTCTTTGTTTTTTTTGCGGGAAGTCTTCTTTATTTTGGTTGGATTACCTTGTTTCTTAAAAGACGAAAAGAATTGGATTATAAACGATTTTCGGAGGTAAGTCAGGAACAGAGCAAAGTAATGGAACTTATAAACGGGATGCAGGAAATTAAACTGCATAACGCCGAAAAACAAAAAAGATGGGGTTGGGAATATGTACAGGCAAGATTGTTTAGGGTATCTATAAAGGGGTTGGTATTAGAACAAACGCAAACGATTGGTTCGTCTGTCATAAATGAATTAAAAAATATCTTTATTATTTTTCTTTCGGCAAAATTAGTGATAGATGGATCTATTACTTTGGGGATGATGATGGCGATAAGCTCTATTGTTGGGAGTTTGAATGGTCCAATTACCCAACTTATCGAGTTTGTTCGTGAATTGCAAGATGCAAAAATATCATTGGCGCGTTTGTCAGAAATTCACGAAAAAGAAGATGAATCACAACAAGAAATACATCAAACACATGATATTCCTAAGGACAGTGATATAATAATAAAGGATTTATCTTATCGTTATTTGGGGTCAGATATTCCGGTATTAGACAATTTGAATCTAAAGATTCCAGCCCGAAAAGTTACCGCTATCGTAGGTGTAAGCGGAAGTGGAAAGACTACTTTAATGAAATTGTTGCTTAAATTTTATGATCCAGACAAAGGAGAAATCAATTTAGGGAATACGCAACTCAAGAATATAGCACAAAAATCTTGGAGAGACAATATTGGTGCTGTAATGCAAGAAGGCTTTATATTTAATGATACTATTGCCAATAACATAGCGGTAGGAGTAGGTATAATTAATAAAGAACGATTAGTCTATGCCGCTGATGTGGCTAATATTACTGAATATATTTTAGGGTTACCGCTAGGATACAATACTAAAATAGGTACAGAAGGAGTAGGGATGAGTACTGGACAAAAGCAGAGATTACTTATTGCCAGAGCAGTTTATAAAAACCCAGAAATGTTATTTTTTGATGAAGCAACATCAGCTTTAGATGCTAATAATGAAAAAGTAATTATGGGTAAATTGGATATTTTTTTCAAAAACAAAACAGTGGTGGTTATTGCACACCGATTAAGTACAGTGATGAATGCCGACCAAATTGTGGTACTCGACAAAGGAAAAATTATCGAGATGGGAAGCCACTCTGCATTGGTAGAACAAAAAGGGAACTATTTTGAATTGGTTAGAAATCAATTGCAATTAGGGAACTAA